Part of the Zea mays cultivar B73 chromosome 4, Zm-B73-REFERENCE-NAM-5.0, whole genome shotgun sequence genome is shown below.
ggaccagaaatcctttgataacacaagaaataaccatagcatcattgtgagggtaatccttgagctgaatgtcctcttgggagaaggtaatagggatatgggaccatcttgacttgatgaaaggtccttgcaccccgacatgatgtacccttctctgtgcatccttcttctgcttcttgttggctggctctgagcatgaactgcctgttatcgggagtaccagcttcggagccaaagcagctccagcttgattgttgaacgaagccattagctcagaaaagtgaaagtgagttcaccggaggtgggcgccaatgtttgggacttgttctcaaatgtttcgaattaagaacaaggcgacataaaatgttaaatattaatgcccttcgttcaCTGAaggattatctccccaaggatttaatgagcttcggacgaaggtcatgagcaaataaaaataaataacattattcaccTATTTATCAGTCTTataaaataatatgaaataaaatatgaaGCATGAAACATTATAGGAGAATATCTTaaaaataaataacattattcacttaTTTATTATATGAACTCAAATATTAGAACATAACATTTAGattcatttataccttcgtcttgacagaaggtaatgattccagcgtaatgtgccaaccgttaccagattgcgtgaacagtataggggcattgttcacctatttataggcacagggcacagcctgtataaaattacatttgtgtcatttacaatcgactacaataatgacacaaaacatcttgGGTCTtcaggtcatttcatctttaagtcagttcaccccttcgtctcgaGATCTACTATTGTGCCGAAGCTTCAtaagtgatagcttcggcgctgctcctgataggatctaccgaaggtgttatctttctttaggatcttcggctacgaagcatacccccaacatgtAACTTGGTctctagaccaccaaaaagggtgctccaaaaattgttggaaagcttaagaaaagtactacaattctTCTATAATTACTAAGAGTTGATTCTCATTTTAGCTTAGCCAAACAATCCAATTTTCGAAACCTGTacaaaatttggacagattctgaaactggacttggaaaaatcataactcctaaactactagacttatggtcatgaaatttttacacaatcAAGATAAAGAagtgatctacaacttttatatataacatttctacagaaaacatggtttGTTTTTGTTGAACTAGCTGCGCAAttaaaactggtcatgcagtcccaaaCAGCAAGCATTCCATTCAGCTCCTATTTAGCTTCTCCCATTATCATGTTCTTGATACTTATAAAACTTTAACACAATATCATTGATTACGGCTAAAACCACCTACTTAATCACATATATAAACTAGTATACTTCATAATCAAGCACACAATCAATTCACATGACTTTCATTTTGTCAAACACACGGAGCGCAAAAACAGCAAGTGCAGCAGGTGCTCATTGAGGTCAATAATAAGGCCGGGGCTACGCAGATCCGGGGCTACTGCTCGGTGGAAAAAGTGCACATGCGGCGGCGAGCAGCAGGTCCACAGCGAGGTCGGAGAGGCAGCCAGCGTTGAGGGAGATCGAGCCGCTGACATGGATGTCAACGTCCGGTGTGGGGATGTTTCCTGCCGCTGCCGTGTGGAACCATGGAAGGGAGGAACAGGGGGCGTAACCTTCTTCACCCAAACATTCTAATATTTCTTTTCACCAATATCACACATAAAACACACAAATTAAATCAAGCACAAACGCCGGATGGGAAAATAAGCAAACAAACAGTCCACAGCAACGATACTCACCGTTAATAAATCCGACACGAATTCCACAAAAACCACGATGATCTCCTGTTCTGGCTGTTCTGGCTTTTCGTCAAGCACATGGGGAGCATCGCTCTaggcttttcttcttcttccatgTAACCTCCCTGGGCGCGACGCAAGGATTGGACAGCACACGAGGCTGACGGGGTCTCCACAACGACGGAAGAGAAGTTGTGGCTGTGGTGATGACGAGGTCGACGGAGAGTATGGTGAGAACTTGAGAAATTTGGAACTGGGCCATTATGAAACGTGGGCTTCGCTGGATTAATTGCCATAAAGTGAATTGGTTTCGCCTAGGTGCCATTATGAACAACTGCATATACGCTAGAATGCCTTTTGGTTGTTTACCAAAACCTGAAATGGTTTTAATTTAATTAGAGAAGGCGACTTGACTCTTTTGCCCCTCATCATCTCTTTCACATTCACGGGAGATTTTTCACGGTCTTCTTTCTTTCACCGTGGCCAACAGGCCAAGCTCCTCACGGGTCCTCACCCGCCGCCATGCTCCTCACCTGAGGTCTCCTCATCCACGCCCAGGCTCCTCACCGCGCCCACGCCAGCAGGGGGCTTGCGCCAGCAGCCAGCGCTCTCCGGTCCCCGCACCACCGACTGCAGGCGGTGGTTGTTCGATTGCCGCCCCGAAGCTCTGCACCATCGCCACCGTCGACGCCCTCCACGTTGGCTGCTCCTCCTACAACAGGTGTAAGAGAACGGGGTTTGCATTTTTGATTTGATGTTTGATTGCCAGCATGCCTACAAAATAATCAGTACATTCTGTTTCctaaaatccaaaccctaggttacataagaaaaggaaaaaggtagtTATCGGATGGAGTCCATCTCAATTGATGATTTCCATGGGTATGCTCTGCTATCACTTTGTTGTTAGTTGACGAGTAGGAAGCACAGTAGCAGTGCAATTTCGCTAACCGCTAACCTATTTATTTCCAGCATTGATGATGAGCCTTTAGCAATAGTAGAAGCTCATGTTCGACATGATCAACCACTAGCTGCTATTGACTGGGACACACTACATATTTTTGATAGTACATATGAAGAAGGAAGGATAGAAATAGTTGATGATAACCAAATGTATGTGCTATTGGGGCTaagagatgaggatgaggctgctGATAAGGGTAGTGAAACTTTCGAGCAGGCAGACAATGCACATGCAGCTAGTGGCAATGACACCTTTGTTGACAATGACACTCTTGGTGCAGCCATCCTTGTTAATGATGACATACCAGGGGAGAGGGTGGTGGTGCATGATCCGGATAATCCTTGTATGGATATTGGAACTGTGTACCCAAGCATGCGTGAATTTAGGTTAGCTATGAGACAGTTTGCTATAAATGAAGAGTTTGAGCTGCAAATCGTGAAAACTGACCCGAGTCGATTTATTGGTGATTGCAAAGGGGAGGATTGCCCGTGGCATATCGTGGGCCGTAGGCAACCCGATGGGAAGACTGTTATGGTATTTATAATTGGTGGCCTTTGATTTTTGTATGTAACATTGTCCTTCATTTATATGGTTACTAATTGattttttttgtttgtgttgtAGGTGACAGTGTTACTTGATGAACACAATTGTACCTCCAGCGCTAGAAGAAAGACCACTACACCTACTAGTGCATGGGTGGCATCAAAGGCTATTCATCTGTTAAAGAATTCAGCCATGGGAACTAAAGATTTAAGGATTAGGTTggaagaaaaatacaagtgtgaaaTACCTTATGACACTGTTTGGAAGGGAAGACAACTAGCACTGAAAGAGTTGCATGGCAGCTGGGAAGAAAGCTTTCAGATGCTATTCAATTGGAGAGCAGAGGTTTTGAGTCGGTCTCCAGAGAGTGTCATCGAGGTTGACATTAAAGAGGTGGATGGCAAGGTATATTTTCATAGGTTTTTTTGTGCATTGGGTCCTTGCATTAAAGGTTTTTTAGAGGGTTGCAGGCCATATCTAAGTATAGACTCTACAACACTTAATGGTAGGTGGAATGGGCATATGGCTGCAGCAACTGCTATAGATGGTCACAATTGGATGTACCCAGTAGCCTTTGGATTCATAGATGGTGAAACTGAAGATAATTGGGTCTGGTTCATGAGTCAAATGAAAAGGGCCATAGGAGATCTCCCTTTGCTTGCTGTGTGCACAGATGCATGTAAAGGACTCGAAAAGGCAGTTAAGCTTGTTTTCCCTTATGCTGAACAAAGAGAATGCTTTAGACATCTCATGCAGAATTTTGTAAAAAGATTTGGTGGTGACATCTTCTCCAATATGTACCCTGCAGCCAGAGCTTATAGGCCAGGAGTCAGCCAGTACTTTTACAATCAAGTTGTGGAAGCTTCAGAGGATGCAAAGAAGTGGCTAGAAATGTACCATAATTTGAAGTGGAAAAGGAGTGAGTTTAACCCTGCCATTAAGTGTGATTATATCACCAACAACCTAGCTGAAGTTTTCAACAATTGGGTTAAAGATTGGAAAGACCTTCCAGTTGTTGAGCTTGCAGACAAGTGTAGAGAGCTGAT
Proteins encoded:
- the LOC118476889 gene encoding uncharacterized protein isoform X1, whose amino-acid sequence is MESISIDDFHGIDDEPLAIVEAHVRHDQPLAAIDWDTLHIFDSTYEEGRIEIVDDNQMYVLLGLRDEDEAADKGSETFEQADNAHAASGNDTFVDNDTLGAAILVNDDIPGERVVVHDPDNPCMDIGTVYPSMREFRLAMRQFAINEEFELQIVKTDPSRFIGDCKGEDCPWHIVGRRQPDGKTVMVTVLLDEHNCTSSARRKTTTPTSAWVASKAIHLLKNSAMGTKDADM